The proteins below come from a single Amphiura filiformis chromosome 15, Afil_fr2py, whole genome shotgun sequence genomic window:
- the LOC140172007 gene encoding uncharacterized protein, producing the protein MTNKSALAYHSRQKREDNIVTEPSASNETPRTCFKLLGLKGRRYHIISRAALRATFTLWLARNNKTFCGWELVTRPYIASVEENQEDIPTAHPTQRLGSYTDGDGIPDDMDICPLIPNDDQTDTNGDGEGDACDDDIDGDGVPNTDDTCPFTPTLNQDDTDGDGIADACDDDIDGDGIPNDCDNCVKMANVDQTDIDNDGLGDVCDTSPPDCGAAGCNGGVCVADGLCVCFEGFAGNLCEINDIDGDGIPDDMDNCPLIPNDDQTDTNGDGEGDACDDDIDGDGVPNTDDTCPFTPTLNQDDTDGDGIADACDDDIDGDGIPNDCDNCVKMANVDQTDIDNDGLGDVCDSSPPGKIFLLYKINNYVAK; encoded by the exons ATGACAAACAAATCTGCACTAGCATACCATTCAAGACAGAAGAGGGAAGACAATATAGTAACGGAACCTTCAGCCAGCAATGAGACACCGAGGACTTGTTTCAAATTACTTGGACTGAAGGGCAGAAGATACCATATAATATCAAGAGCGGCGCTACGAGCTACCTTTACGTTGTGGTTGGCAAGAAACAACAAGACGTTTTGTGGTTGGGAATTAGTCACAAGACCATATATTGCTTCTGTTGAAGAAAACCAGGAGGATATCCCAACAGCACATCCAACACAAAGGCTAGGATCCT ACACTGACGGTGATGGAATACCAGATGATATGGACATCTGTCCATTAATACCAAATGATGATCAAACAGACACCAATGGCGACGGTGAGGGAGATGCTTGTGACGATGACATCGACGGCGATGGAGTACCAAATACCGACGACACCTGCCCTTTCACACCCACCTTAAATCAAGACGACACAGATGGCGATGGCATCGCTGATGcatgtgatgatgatattgatggtgATGGAATCCCGAATGATTgtgacaattgtgtaaaaatggCCAATGTAGATCAGACAGACATCGATAATGACGGCCTAGGCGACGTATGCGACACTAGTCCACCAG ACTGTGGAGCCGCCGGTTGTAATGGTGGGGTCTGTGTAGCGGATGGTCTGTGTGTCTGTTTTGAGGGGTTTGCTGGCAACCTGTGCGAAATAAACG ACATTGACGGTGATGGAATACCAGATGATATGGACAACTGTCCATTAATACCAAATGATGATCAAACAGACACCAATGGCGACGGTGAGGGAGATGCTTGTGACGATGACATCGACGGCGATGGAGTACCAAATACCGACGACACCTGCCCTTTCACACCCACCTTAAATCAAGACGACACAGATGGCGATGGCATCGCTGATGcatgtgatgatgatattgatggtgATGGGATCCCGAATGATTgtgacaattgtgtaaaaatggCCAACGTAGATCAGACAGACATCGATAATGACGGCCTAGGCGACGTATGCGACAGTAGTCCACCAGGTAAGATATTTCTCTTGTATAAAATCAACAATTACGTAGCCAAATAA